The Desulfohalobium retbaense DSM 5692 region TATTAAAAAGAGTATGAAAGCAATGGATACAATTCAATTTGACTCTTTTACAATTACAAATCGCAAAAAAATTGGTGAAGAGAAAAATAAAGAAAGGGTAGAGTTTATAATTTCAGCTTCAATGGAAAAAGATGGAAATAGGCAAAGTCTAGTTAAAGATAAAGAGGGGACAGCAATGTTGACCAAAAAAGACAGCGGATGGACGATCACGTCAGTCAAATAGTCGTGTAAGTAGACTAAGATGAAGATTTTTTTTTAAAAAAAGAGCTTCATCTTATTGTAAAGTACTTTCATATAATGGCTTAGGGTGAATATATATCCTGTAACTATATAATTAAAGGAGATTAAGAGATGAAAAAGATTTTTTCTCTTGCTTTGCTTTGTGCACTAGTTTGTTCTACCAGTGCTATGGCTCATGATTTAAACTGGGACAATCTTATGATGGCGGCAGTAAAAATGCAGCCTCATTTTGATTATGAGGCAAATGTAGATTCATACATGAAGATTTATAGGTCAGATGTATGGGATAGATATAAAAATGATGAGTTTGAGATACAAGACAAACGAAATGAAACAATTAAAATGATGAAGGATAGGTTTTCTTCTTTTTCTTTAGATGAAGAATTCACTATTTACACATCATTAAAATTTGGTAGTTATGATTTTGATAAACAGGTGTTCCCACTTAATTCATTTTCAGCTAATTCCTATCTCGTAGAAAGAAGATACAACAATTGGTCTTTTCCTAAGGCATATAAAGTATTCTTCATTAATCCAGAGAAGATTGGTGATATTAACATGGAAAAGGACAAAGCTAAGAATTTTTTGAAAAAAAGAAAAAGTAGTTACGGCAATGTTGACAGAAATGTCAATGCGAAGATAAAGTTTAGTGTCACAGATCTTAAAAATGGACGCAATGAATTAGAGGCTAAATTAGAGCATGTAACCATTTACAGTGATGATCAAATGTCAAAGGTTATTCAAAAATTTTAATTGCCCAATAAAGCCATAACCAGTAGGAAAAACGCCCTTATTCCTTAATACAGCTTCTTTTCTACTGGTTATGGTAGTTGTTATTTAGAATTTTTAAACGCGCAATGTCTTTTCAGACTCCTCATACAAATCTGTGTATAATTTGGGACTCAGGTAGATCGCCCATGCCTCGTTGGATGACATTGCCTATTCGAATATAATCCAGACCGAGAATCTGGCTCAACTTCTGGTCGGAAAAGGTATTTTGACCAAGGAGGAGTTCAGTCGCAAGGTCGAAGAGATCCACGCCACATTCATGGCCCAGCAACCCCACTCAGGGCAAAGCGAGGCCTGACATCTCAAATCTTTTCTTGGCGTATATCTGTGCGTTGCTCCATCTTCAAAGCCGGCCAAGCGAGGCGCCCTTGTCTCCATATAAGTACATCGATCCCTAAACCGGCCTTTTGAGATCCACCAAGCGGTATCTTGAAGCAGGTCAACGATCCAGAAAGTCCGGCGGACCCGGAAGATGCTTCAGACCATGTCTAAAGAAGATTTGGATCTTTACGATCTCTCTGGGGTGCTGGACAGCACTCTCAAAGAGGCCCAGGAGATGCTCGAGGAGTTCAAGTATGAGGCGCTTTACGGCTAATGCCCGGATTGCCTTGGCAAGATATGTCCTTGTCTGGATTATTGTTCTTCTCTCCCCGGGCCTGGTTTTTTCCTGGACAGGTAAGGCGGTCCATATCAAAGACGGCGATACGATCGTGGTCTTACGAGACCATTCTGAGGTCGACGTGCGCCTGTATGGTATCGATTGTCCGGAAAAGCGTCAGGATTTTGGAACCAGAGCCAAGCGGTTTACTGCTAAGATGGTCGGTATGCAGCGCGTGGAAGTCCAAGAAATGGATGTTGACCGCTACGGTCGCGTGGTCGGCCTTGTCGCCTTGGCCGGTTCAGGGGAAAGTCTAAATGCGGCATTGCTCTATAATGGCCTAGCCTGGGTTTATCACAAGTATTGCGGACAAGATTTTTGTGGCCGCTGGATCACCTTGGAACGAAAGGCGAAGCTCGCCAAACGGGGGATGTGGGGGCAACCAAATCCGATCCCCCCTTGGGAATGGCGGCATGGTGGCCGCTCTGGCAGCCAGAGTAGAAGCGAGGCTGGTGGCGACAAGGATTGTAGCGATTTTTCGACCCAAGGCCAGGCGCAGCGGTTCTTTGAGGCCCATCAACCCGGCGACCCCCATCGCTTGGACGGAGATGGGGATGGGCAGGTGTGCGAAGGGCTGCCATAATGAACCTCACATCTTTTGTAGTGGATTTGAGAATTTCCACACGATGCATCGAAGAGACTTTTATATACAATTTTTGAATCTGTACAGTGCGGGAGATTTCCATGCTCTGTCTTACATTTATTATTTCAAAATATATAAACATTCCAATTTATGTAAATTGAAAAAAGCCAAAAAAGTAGTATAAAATTTTGCGATTCATTTTTTTAATTATAAAATTCAAAAAAGGTCACAAAAATGGGTATATTGAATTCTTTTTTTAGATTTTTTAAAAATGAAAACACTATTTATAAAAATGAAATCAAGAGTTTTATCGATTCTAATATTGAAGATACTGGAATCGATATTAACGATGAAAACTTGTCAGCAAAAGACATTGCTTACATTTGCGAAAATATAATAAACAGTGTATCTTTTACATCAGCTCTGCACTCTACAAAAAAACATCCAACTTCTAAATTTTACGAAAAAAACAGCAAAGATAACTTAGCTCTATTTTATAGCTACTTCTTAGAATTGTACTATATAATAAGTATTCAGGTTTTTGGAATATTTGACAGTGAAAAACTAGAAAAAGCTTCTCAAATATTGATAGAAAAAAAGCTTGAAAGAGAGGAACAAGAATTACAAGCACTTAAAGATGATAAAACCATTAAAAAAATAGGTATCCCTGAAGAAGTAATTCAAAAAACAGAAAAAGAGATCGGGGATAGTTTATATAAATACAAAGGTTATCACATAAAATATGCAAAAAAAGAAGAAAGAAAAACACCAATGTTTAAATGCGCAACCACAATAACTAAAGAATTATACCCAAAATATTCAAAAAAAATTGAAGATGACATATATTCAATATCTTACCTATGCTTTACATACCTACTCGAATACCTACATCCGCTATGCCATAAATGCAGATAAAATATCAGACAAACCAACACCTTAAGTAGTGACAACCCAAAATTGACCAGGCGTGATAACGCAAATCTGACCACCCCCTGGGGTTGTTTCAGGGTAGCCTTCCCAACCCCCGGGGTGGGGAAGCGGCCGGTCTTAGTTACTTGGGGTGCATTCGGTAGCTGCGACCGTTTTTAAAAAGCCAAATTGCTAAATAAGTAACTGTTATTTATTGAAAAGTTTCAGTAAATACTGTAATATCTCCGCAAATCTACCGGAGGTATTACCATGCAGACTGCTCTAAATCAGAGTGATATTTATAAAGACCGGGCTCATCGGAAGTACTTTAGCGATATGAAAGAATTATTTGACAACGTATACGATATAATTGACGTACCCGGGATGTCACTGTTTGAAAATATTGAAAAACTCCGCGAGCATAAGCTATACAATCTCGATCCAAAAATGCTGTCTGCGATCATTGAGACCAAGCTAGAGCAATATTTTTCTAGCTTTGAATGCCCTATATGTGGTAGTAAATGTTCGCATAATAGAAAATCAAAGAGACACATCGAAACTACTTACGGAACCATATTATTTGATTCTGGTCCGGGTTACAGTTTTGTTGGACACTGATTTGGGACAATGGCACCACCGCCTCAAACCCAAGGAGATGTCCTTATGTCGCAACGGTCTGATCAGGAAACCGGTAGCTGCCCGGGGGCCGCGGCCCCCGGGCAGCAGCAAAAAAACCAAAAGCCTCAGCGTATCTCCGCCAAAATGAAGACCAGGGTCGTACAACGGGTAATGCGAGGTGAAAGCCTGGAGCTTTTGGCCCGAGAATTCGGCACCTCTGTCGCCAAGGTCTCGCAGTGGCGAGATGAATTTATCCAGGCTGGCGAAGAGGCTATGAAAAAAGATCGCGGTTCGGATGAAAAAGACCGCAAAATCGCAAACTTGGAGCAGAAGCTGGGTGAAACCACCATGGACTACGAGCTTCTGCAGGACAAGGTCAGGCGCCTGGAGCAAAAGCGCCCTTTGGCCCGGAGGAAGTCGAAGAAATGAGCCAGGCCGTTTCGGCTTCCACGGGAAAGGCCTACACCATGCGCCGAGTCTGCAGGGTATGGAGAATACCCCGCTCTACTGTCTATCATAGGTTGCAGCAAAGCAAGCAGTGCTCATCACGTCCCCGCGGCCCCAAGGCTTTTTATTCCGATGCTGAGCTAGTTGCCCATATTAAGGATCTTCTCGAACAATCCCCTTTTCACGGGGAGGGGTATCGAAAAATCTGGGCCCGCCTCCGGTTGCAGGATATACGCACCTCCCCGCGCCGTGTGTTGAGGGTGATGCGAGAAAATAACCTGCTGGTTTTCCAAAATACCAGCATACATCCTGGACCCAAGGCGCACGATGGAACGATTACCCAAGAAAGCAGTCATGTTATGTGGGGAACAGACATGACCAAGGCGTACACCATCCGTGATGGGTGGGTGTCTGTTTTCGGTGCTGTAGACCATTTCTCAGCAGCTTGCATGGGCCTGCATGCAGCAAAGCCAGGGACTCGTTTCGAAGCGGTTGAGCCAGTGCGTCAGGGCGTTCGTGAGGCCTTTGGCGCTATCGAACAACACATGGCGCAGGGAATTACGATGCGGCATGATTGTGGGTCGCAATACCTCTCCAAGGTCTTCCAGGATGAGTTGCGATTTCTTGGGTTCACCATATCCCCGGCGTTCGTACGTTCACCGCAATGCAATGGTTGCATTGAACGCTTTTTCCGGACCCTCAAGGAAAATCTGCTTTGGGTGCGGTCCTTTCAGGATATAGAGGAACTCAGCCAAGCGCTTCAGGAGTTCAAAGAGCAGTACAACACGCAATGGCTTATTGGCAGGCACGGCTACCAGACGCCCTACCAGGTATTAGCAAGCCACAGGCCTCAACAAGGTTTAGCAGCCTGATTTTTGTGTTTATGTGTGTCCAAAATCTGTTGACCGGTACAATTCACCTTATTATAAATGCAAAAATTGCGATAAATTTTATGAACCGTACGTCTCTGCGTTGAACCTTCGAAAGGGGAAGTACCAATACGACGTCCAAAAAATTGTCGCCAAAGTGGCCTCGTCGGTGCCTTTCGATGAAACAGCGGAAATCTTGTACGATACGCATGGCCTTTCCCTCTCCCAGGCCACAGTACATGAGTTGACCAATGAACTAGCCGCCCATGCTCGACTTGAAGAGATTAGCCCAGAAGCAGCAACCATCCATGAGATTATCGAACAGGCTACCCGCCCCAATAAAGCCAAGCCGGTGCTCGTTTTTGCCGCAGATGGAGCCATGTCCCCAACTCGAACAGAAAAAGGCAAGCCCAATGCGTGGAAAGAGGCCAAAGGTATACGGGTCTACTTGCTTGATGGGCAGCATTTAGCCCAAGTGCTGAGTTGGCATCAGATATGCGACAAACACCGCTTCAAATCCTTTTTGCAGCAGATTAAACAGCAAAACCTTTTCCCGGAAGACAAAGTTCGGATCTGCTGTATAGGCGACGGAGCCGGGTGGATATGGGAGGCGATGGAAGAGGCTTTTCCAGACGCACGGCAAATTTTGGATTATTACCATTGCCAAGAACATATCCACGAATTTGCCAACGCCCGCTTTGCTGACAAGGCAGCCCGGGACAAGTGGCTGCGTGAAACGACAAATCGGCTCTTTCAAAATAAACTGAGCAGTGTTCTCGCTGGATTGAGGCGAATGAAGCTCACCGGCGAGGCAGCAGAGAAGCGAGACGCTCTGTGCTCGTATTTGTCAAAGAACAAGGACCGCATGGATTACGGGAAAGCCAAGCGGGGCGGCTATCCTCTGGGCAGCGGGGCCATAGAAAGCGCTAACAAATTTATAAGCCACATACGGCTCAAACGCTCAGGAGCCTGGTGGAAAGTCGACCTGGCTAACAATATCCTGGCCTTGCGCTGTTCGAGGTACAACAAATCCTTCGATCGCTTCTTTGCCGCCTATGAAAAAAGCCAGCGGCAGGACTTAGGGTCGGCTCAGTCCCACTTATCGCTTTGTCAAGGGGGCCGTCGCAAGTAGCGAATGCAGCCATTTGTCAGGTGTCTTTAGGCTTGACAGAAAACCGCAAGCTGTAGACAATAAATCACTATGAATATTGCCGGCAACCAACTTCGCGAAACAAGACTAGAGCTAGGCCTTTCCCAAGCAAGGCTGGCTGAGTTAACGGGTATTTCGCAGCACTTACTGTCTGCTTACGAGCTTGAGAAGTCTACCCTGGCACCCGATCTCATTCAAAAGTTGGCTTCTACCCTTCAGGATAAAGAGCAGATCCGAAATATTACTGGCCGTAAAAAGCGCTATAGAAACCACGAATACAAGTTCACGCCAAAACAGTCAGGCAGATCATCAAGGGCCAGCCGGACGAATGGAAATGAGTCGTTTATTAACGCGCTCTCCATTATAGAAAAGAAACATGCTAATCCGAAAGGAGAAGCTTTAAATGCTATCAGCCTATTTTCAGGATGTGGTGGATTTAGCCTTGGCTTTTCTGCTGCGGGATTTAATGTGCGCGGGTTTCTCGAATTAGATCCAGGCCTACGAAAAATATATCGTTTAAATTTTCCAAATAGCTTTGAAATGGGTGGCGATATTACGCAAATCCAAGACGCCAAAATTAAAAACTACAAGTCATTGATTGGAGATATTGACGTAATTATTGGCGGCCCACCGTGCCAAGGATTTAGCTTATCTGGTAAACGGGATGTTAATGACCCTAGAAATACACTTTTCAAGCATTATTTACGGTTTGTAGACGCATTTAGGCCAAAAATTGCAATAATGGAAAATGTTCGCCTCTTATCCTCTATGAAAAACTCCGAAGGAAATTTGGTTAAATGCGATATTGAAAGTGACTTCCACAATCATGGCTATAATGTACAAAGCTTCGAAATAAACGCCAAAGATTATGGTGTCCCTCAGCATAGAGAGAGAATTATATTTGTCGCAGTACGAAATGACTTATCAATAAAATCTTCAATTCCTGATCCAAAATTTGGATACGTTGAAGATTTACTTAGCAATAAAATCCCATACAGAACATTTGGTGATGCCTGCTCTGATTTAGAGTTTTTAGAGTCAGGAGAAAAGGGTAGCGACGTATTTCATGCGGCAGTCAGACATCCTTCACATGTAATTGAATGGTTATGGGATGTGCCGGAAGGAAAAAGCGCCCATGATAATGAAGACCCAAAACTTCGTCCACCCTCCGGCTACAATACAACCTACAAGCGCCAAATATGGGATGAGCCAGCGTCTACGGTTCAAACCACTTTTGGGATGATATCTGGCTGCCGTAATGTACACCCCATTGCCACACGCTCTTTGACAATTAGAGAGGCTGCACGTATTCAGTCATTTCCAGACTCTTTTAAACTAGTTGGGAGATTGGGAATTATACGAACTGGAATTGGTAATGCTGTGCCTCCACTTCTAGCATACGAGCTTGGCGAACACTTTAAGGAATTCCTAAATTTTGTAGAAGTACCCAGCCTCTAGATTAAACTGTAACTGTGTTGGATGTTGTTTTTGCCCACCCCGCTGCATTTGGATAATTCCAAATCTAGGCGCAAGGTGCTGCACACCAACCGGATCTTTGTATCTTCCTTTCTTGACGGAGTATTTTTTCGTATAGAACCCTTGGTATCTTTTACTCAAAGAAATAATCTCATTAATACTATATATTGCGACCTCTGTATTATGCCAACCATCAGATGCTTTCGTTTTGTGTAAAAGATATTCGGGTGAAAAAGGGTCGTCCAAATATGCTTTTTGAAAAAGCAATCGCGATACATCGTTTTGGTTTTGGGAAAAAATGGCCTCCCATTCTTCCCTCCCGTTTTTATCTATTTCTTCCCAAAAAAAACGCCGGGTGTCGAATAGCCTATTTTCCAGTTTGGTGGGATCGTCAAGTGGCCGAAATCCCGGGTCGCCACAAAACTGTCTTAGCGCGTTAATGGCCGTATCAGACACAGAAATGCCATTATTCATTAGAAGGCGAGAGAAACCTACGGCGGTTGTAAAATAGAGCTGTGCATTGGTTGGAGTTTTTTTATTACATTGCTTTGTTGATACCCCAACCGTAATTCTAGTATTGGGATCCTCAATCGTAATTATCAGATCACTTTTACATCTAGATATGCTTTTATTTTCTATACTTAAGAATCTCTTCCCATCCTCTGATGTGGCTAATGCACCTGTCGATAGTGAAGAAATGGTTTGAATTTCGCCCAGCCCTTCTTTTTTAGCAATATAGCGAAGTAACAATAAAGCAGGATCTCCAACCAACACATGCGTGTTAAGCTCCTGAACCTTTATAGGGCAACAAAGTCCATTCAGCTCTTCAGTGATTTTATCTTCGAAAGCGTGCCCAGTTTTTCTTCCTAGTGCGCCTGCTTGAATCTGTAGCGCATGGATGTTGTCACTCGGAGTTAGCGCCATTGATCACCTCGGTTAGTTCTGAAACCGAAGCCTCTAGCCCTTTAGCTATTTTTAACAAGTTGAGAAGCGAGGGATTTCGCTTGCCACGCTCCACCATACTGATATAGGTACGGTCAAATCCGCACTTATCAGCAAGCTTTTCTTGGGATAGGCCAAGTTGCTTTCTGCGAGATTTTATTTCTTGACCCAACTCTTCTAAAGGCTTCATCATTGGGTCGTAATTTGAAGTCCTTGAAGACATTACGTCTACGGACAATACGTCACATACATGATTCTAAGATTATACCTAATCGCGGCGCTCATCTGTCGGTTCGGACGCGCGAAGCGTGTCCCCGGGGGAACCCTCTGATGCTGCTCCTCAACGAACTTCTGTCTGGCTTCGAACAATTCCTGTAGCTCTGCAACCTGATACATCTCGATTGTTCCCTGGCTTTTGTATCCGGATCCAAGTTTCACTCTGACCGTCATGCGACCAACGCCTTTGTTGGTGCCCTCCCGCAGAAGTACATAATCCCCCAGCCTTATTTTCAAAAATCCGCTTTTTTCCCACAAATCATTGTAATGCTTTGGGATTGCGACGTTTTAATACAAACATAGAACTCCCGGCCCGCAGGGCCGGGAGTTCTATGTTTGTATTAAAAATTTGGCTTTTTAAAAAAGGTCGCAGCTACCGAATGCACCCGCTTACCGGAATGCTCAAGGCCCTGCAGGAACAGCAATACACTCGGGATATCGAGTCCCTTGGCTTTACCGGGAGATGACTGAACGCCAGTCTAAGCCGCTGCAGACACGGCTCAAAAAGGCAAAGCTCAGACATCACGCGGCTGTGGAGGACATTGATTATCGTCACCCCAGAGGCCTGGATAGGTCTCTGGCCCTAAGGCTCAGCGACTGCCAGTGGATCAAGGAGCATCAAAATCTGATCATTACCGGACCAACTGGGATAGGAAAAACCTGGCTGGCCTGCGCGTTTGCCCACAAGGCATGCCGGGAAGGTTTTAGCGCCTTGTATACCCGGCTACCCCGCCTATTGCAGGACCTGGCCATCGCTAGGGGAGACGGCCGCTATCCCAGACTCATGAAGGAACTGGCCAAGACCAACTTGCTCATCCTGGATGACTGGGGGCTCAGCCCCATCAAGGGTGACCACCTCAGAGATCTCCTA contains the following coding sequences:
- a CDS encoding DUF4852 domain-containing protein, translating into MKKIFSLALLCALVCSTSAMAHDLNWDNLMMAAVKMQPHFDYEANVDSYMKIYRSDVWDRYKNDEFEIQDKRNETIKMMKDRFSSFSLDEEFTIYTSLKFGSYDFDKQVFPLNSFSANSYLVERRYNNWSFPKAYKVFFINPEKIGDINMEKDKAKNFLKKRKSSYGNVDRNVNAKIKFSVTDLKNGRNELEAKLEHVTIYSDDQMSKVIQKF
- a CDS encoding thermonuclease family protein, translating into MRRFTANARIALARYVLVWIIVLLSPGLVFSWTGKAVHIKDGDTIVVLRDHSEVDVRLYGIDCPEKRQDFGTRAKRFTAKMVGMQRVEVQEMDVDRYGRVVGLVALAGSGESLNAALLYNGLAWVYHKYCGQDFCGRWITLERKAKLAKRGMWGQPNPIPPWEWRHGGRSGSQSRSEAGGDKDCSDFSTQGQAQRFFEAHQPGDPHRLDGDGDGQVCEGLP
- a CDS encoding helix-turn-helix domain-containing protein is translated as MSQRSDQETGSCPGAAAPGQQQKNQKPQRISAKMKTRVVQRVMRGESLELLAREFGTSVAKVSQWRDEFIQAGEEAMKKDRGSDEKDRKIANLEQKLGETTMDYELLQDKVRRLEQKRPLARRKSKK
- a CDS encoding integrase core domain-containing protein; protein product: MRRVCRVWRIPRSTVYHRLQQSKQCSSRPRGPKAFYSDAELVAHIKDLLEQSPFHGEGYRKIWARLRLQDIRTSPRRVLRVMRENNLLVFQNTSIHPGPKAHDGTITQESSHVMWGTDMTKAYTIRDGWVSVFGAVDHFSAACMGLHAAKPGTRFEAVEPVRQGVREAFGAIEQHMAQGITMRHDCGSQYLSKVFQDELRFLGFTISPAFVRSPQCNGCIERFFRTLKENLLWVRSFQDIEELSQALQEFKEQYNTQWLIGRHGYQTPYQVLASHRPQQGLAA
- the dcm gene encoding DNA (cytosine-5-)-methyltransferase is translated as MNIAGNQLRETRLELGLSQARLAELTGISQHLLSAYELEKSTLAPDLIQKLASTLQDKEQIRNITGRKKRYRNHEYKFTPKQSGRSSRASRTNGNESFINALSIIEKKHANPKGEALNAISLFSGCGGFSLGFSAAGFNVRGFLELDPGLRKIYRLNFPNSFEMGGDITQIQDAKIKNYKSLIGDIDVIIGGPPCQGFSLSGKRDVNDPRNTLFKHYLRFVDAFRPKIAIMENVRLLSSMKNSEGNLVKCDIESDFHNHGYNVQSFEINAKDYGVPQHRERIIFVAVRNDLSIKSSIPDPKFGYVEDLLSNKIPYRTFGDACSDLEFLESGEKGSDVFHAAVRHPSHVIEWLWDVPEGKSAHDNEDPKLRPPSGYNTTYKRQIWDEPASTVQTTFGMISGCRNVHPIATRSLTIREAARIQSFPDSFKLVGRLGIIRTGIGNAVPPLLAYELGEHFKEFLNFVEVPSL
- a CDS encoding helix-turn-helix domain-containing protein, yielding MSSRTSNYDPMMKPLEELGQEIKSRRKQLGLSQEKLADKCGFDRTYISMVERGKRNPSLLNLLKIAKGLEASVSELTEVINGANSE